One window of the Labilibaculum sp. genome contains the following:
- a CDS encoding nucleotide exchange factor GrpE, with product MTKDKSKPNKEELKDKDIETTENQMIEEVFEKEESKIEENKDTKKTKKSAKEKKADELAELTIQLQNINDKYVRLSAEFDNYRKRTLKEKMELTKSGGEKILINILPVMDNFERALQSIDAAKDIDAIKDGVHLIYGNFKEFVTQNGVKEIEAVNQDFDTDIHEAITKIPAPTKELKGKVVDCVEKGYFLHDKVIRFAKVVVGE from the coding sequence ATGACAAAAGATAAAAGCAAACCAAATAAAGAAGAATTGAAAGATAAAGATATAGAAACTACTGAAAATCAAATGATAGAAGAGGTATTCGAAAAAGAAGAGTCAAAGATCGAAGAAAATAAGGATACGAAGAAAACCAAGAAATCTGCAAAAGAAAAAAAAGCAGACGAACTTGCTGAATTAACAATCCAACTTCAGAATATTAATGACAAGTATGTACGTTTGTCAGCCGAATTTGACAACTATCGCAAAAGAACTTTAAAAGAGAAGATGGAACTGACCAAATCGGGCGGAGAAAAGATTCTTATCAACATTCTTCCTGTAATGGATAACTTCGAACGTGCCCTGCAATCAATTGATGCCGCAAAAGACATTGATGCAATAAAGGATGGCGTTCATTTGATTTATGGCAATTTCAAAGAATTTGTCACTCAAAATGGAGTAAAAGAAATTGAAGCTGTAAATCAGGATTTTGACACCGACATCCACGAGGCAATTACTAAAATCCCTGCTCCAACCAAGGAGTTAAAAGGAAAAGTAGTTGACTGTGTTGAAAAAGGATATTTTCTTCACGACAAGGTAATTCGTTTTGCCAAAGTTGTTGTAGGAGAATAA
- the dnaJ gene encoding molecular chaperone DnaJ: MSKRDYYEVLGVPKSASEAELKKAYRKKAIQFHPDKNPDNKDAEEKFKEAAEAYEVLSNPEKRQRYDQFGHSGMSGSAGGGFGGGGMNMEDIFSHFGDIFGGGGGSFFGGGFGGGGRSSRRVNRGSNLRVKVKLTLKEIAEGVEKKIKVKKQVECKSCSGSGAKDGSSFSTCSTCHGSGQVTRIQNTILGQMQTASTCPSCGGEGKIITNRCTKCAGEGIVQDEEVITINIPAGVAEGMQLSVSGRGNAARRGGVNGDLLILVHEEEHPELIRDENDLLYNLFISIPDSILGTAVEIPTIENKVKVKIDAGTQPGKILRLRGKGLPDINGYGRGDLLVKINVWIPNTISKDEKKILEKLQTSESFTPKPTAHEKSFFKKVKNFFD; this comes from the coding sequence ATGTCGAAAAGAGATTATTATGAAGTGCTGGGAGTTCCCAAGTCAGCCTCGGAAGCCGAATTAAAAAAAGCATACCGTAAAAAAGCCATTCAGTTTCATCCAGATAAAAATCCGGACAATAAGGACGCTGAAGAAAAATTTAAAGAAGCTGCAGAAGCTTATGAAGTTTTAAGTAATCCTGAAAAACGTCAGCGATACGATCAATTTGGTCATTCGGGCATGAGCGGTTCAGCCGGCGGCGGTTTCGGTGGTGGCGGAATGAACATGGAAGATATTTTCTCTCATTTTGGCGACATCTTTGGTGGTGGTGGCGGATCTTTCTTTGGTGGTGGATTTGGCGGTGGCGGCCGAAGCTCAAGAAGAGTAAACCGTGGCAGCAACCTTAGGGTTAAGGTTAAGCTGACATTAAAGGAAATTGCAGAAGGTGTTGAAAAGAAGATAAAAGTTAAAAAACAGGTTGAATGTAAGTCGTGTAGTGGATCAGGAGCAAAAGACGGATCGTCATTTTCTACTTGTTCTACCTGTCATGGTTCTGGTCAGGTAACACGTATCCAGAATACAATTCTTGGCCAAATGCAAACAGCTTCAACTTGTCCGTCTTGTGGTGGTGAAGGAAAAATTATCACAAATAGATGTACTAAATGTGCTGGAGAAGGAATTGTGCAAGACGAAGAGGTTATCACAATCAATATTCCTGCCGGAGTAGCCGAAGGAATGCAGCTGTCGGTTAGCGGAAGAGGAAATGCTGCCCGCCGGGGCGGAGTAAATGGTGATTTATTAATTCTTGTTCATGAAGAAGAACATCCGGAATTGATTCGTGATGAAAACGATCTTTTATACAATCTATTTATTAGTATTCCTGACTCAATATTAGGCACTGCTGTTGAAATTCCTACGATTGAAAATAAGGTAAAAGTGAAAATTGATGCTGGAACTCAACCGGGGAAAATTCTTCGCTTAAGAGGTAAAGGTTTGCCTGATATCAATGGTTACGGCAGAGGAGATTTACTGGTTAAAATTAATGTTTGGATACCGAATACCATTTCTAAAGATGAAAAGAAAATTTTAGAGAAACTGCAAACTTCTGAAAGCTTTACGCCTAAGCCTACGGCTCACGAAAAAAGCTTTTTCAAAAAAGTGAAGAACTTTTTTGATTAA
- a CDS encoding ABC transporter ATP-binding protein: MAFFEAKDIVKQYAGHKALNKVSISVPKGSIFGLLGPNGAGKTTLIRIINQITGPDSGEVFFNGKPLVPADITRIGYLPEERGLYKKMKVGEQAVYLAQLKGMSQKEATKKLKVWFDKFDILQWWDKKVEELSKGMQQKIQFIVTILHEPELLIFDEPFSGFDPINANLLKKEILELRDKGATIIFSTHNMGSVEEICDHIALINKSEKILDGPVDQIKKKYRTNTYQLTYTGEFDKLEQVLKSDFEIVEKNKGLDANTLTIRLNNGATSNELLEQLLPYLNIVSFSEIIPSMNDIFIRVVNENKKI; the protein is encoded by the coding sequence ATGGCATTTTTCGAAGCAAAAGACATTGTTAAACAATACGCAGGGCACAAAGCTTTAAACAAGGTAAGTATCTCCGTTCCGAAAGGAAGCATTTTCGGTCTGCTGGGACCAAATGGTGCAGGAAAAACAACTTTAATCAGAATTATAAACCAAATAACCGGCCCCGATTCCGGAGAGGTTTTCTTTAATGGCAAACCATTGGTTCCCGCCGACATAACACGAATTGGATACCTTCCTGAAGAAAGAGGTTTGTATAAAAAAATGAAAGTTGGAGAACAGGCTGTTTATCTGGCTCAGCTTAAAGGAATGAGCCAAAAGGAAGCAACAAAAAAACTAAAGGTTTGGTTCGATAAGTTTGATATTCTTCAATGGTGGGATAAAAAAGTAGAAGAGCTTTCGAAAGGAATGCAGCAAAAAATACAGTTTATTGTTACCATTCTGCATGAACCTGAATTACTGATCTTTGATGAACCATTTAGTGGTTTCGATCCGATCAACGCCAATCTTCTAAAAAAGGAGATTCTGGAGCTTCGCGACAAAGGAGCAACCATCATCTTCTCAACACACAATATGGGATCGGTTGAAGAAATTTGTGACCATATTGCACTGATCAACAAATCGGAAAAAATATTGGACGGACCAGTTGACCAGATCAAGAAGAAATATCGAACCAATACCTATCAACTTACTTATACCGGTGAATTCGACAAACTGGAGCAAGTTCTAAAGTCAGATTTTGAGATTGTAGAGAAAAACAAAGGTCTCGACGCCAATACCCTTACAATAAGATTGAATAATGGAGCTACATCCAATGAATTATTGGAGCAATTACTCCCCTATTTAAATATCGTTTCCTTTAGTGAAATCATTCCCAGCATGAATGATATATTCATTCGAGTTGTGAATGAAAACAAAAAAATCTAA
- a CDS encoding ABC transporter permease: protein MNKIFIIIKREYLSRVKKRSFLILTFLTPVLIAGIYAFMIWMMLKDDTESRTIAVINESELVEPVQSKDFTTFKYLTDTSFEDAKAQMEEKGYYAILVIPANILDNKTAELFSYKQVTIEVKSEAGFQLRDHIEQLKRSKIIAQANMPDLEEKLAATKTPISMKTIKFGEGGEIKQSSTEIAMAIGFISSFIIYMFIFLYGVQVMRGVIEEKSNRIVEVIISSVKPFQLMMGKIVGVAMVGLTQFIMWVILSGVIITIGTAVVLPGVDMDSLQQAKTLSELPQGAASLNADQLKMAQDLLGTFDFGYVAGILGAFIFFFLGGYLLYSALFAAVGSAVDNETETQQFMLPITIPLILAMYIGFAVAKNPEGSLAFWGSMIPLTSPIVMLVRIPYGVPVWELLLSMVTLIGTFLFVTWIAAKIYRTGILMYGKKVSYKEIWKWLRYHN, encoded by the coding sequence ATGAATAAAATTTTCATCATTATAAAAAGAGAATATCTTTCGCGAGTAAAGAAAAGATCATTCCTTATTTTAACCTTTTTAACTCCTGTTTTAATTGCCGGTATTTATGCATTCATGATTTGGATGATGCTTAAAGACGATACAGAAAGCAGAACCATTGCTGTAATTAATGAATCGGAATTGGTTGAACCTGTACAATCTAAAGATTTCACCACCTTCAAATACCTTACCGACACAAGTTTTGAAGATGCCAAAGCACAAATGGAGGAAAAAGGATATTATGCGATTCTTGTAATTCCTGCGAATATTTTGGACAACAAAACAGCAGAATTATTCTCCTACAAACAGGTGACAATAGAAGTAAAATCGGAAGCAGGCTTTCAACTTAGAGATCATATTGAGCAACTAAAACGATCAAAAATTATTGCTCAGGCCAACATGCCCGATTTGGAAGAGAAACTGGCAGCAACAAAAACTCCTATTTCTATGAAAACCATCAAATTTGGAGAGGGTGGAGAAATAAAACAAAGCTCCACAGAAATAGCAATGGCCATTGGATTTATATCCAGCTTCATCATTTATATGTTTATTTTCTTGTATGGTGTACAAGTAATGCGTGGTGTAATCGAAGAAAAAAGCAATCGAATTGTTGAGGTAATTATTTCATCGGTAAAACCTTTTCAACTGATGATGGGGAAAATCGTTGGTGTTGCAATGGTTGGATTGACTCAGTTCATTATGTGGGTTATTCTTTCCGGTGTAATTATCACTATTGGTACTGCGGTAGTATTGCCAGGTGTCGATATGGATTCATTACAACAAGCAAAAACACTTTCGGAATTGCCTCAGGGAGCAGCTTCGTTAAATGCTGATCAATTAAAAATGGCTCAGGATTTATTGGGTACTTTTGACTTTGGATACGTTGCCGGAATTCTTGGTGCATTTATCTTCTTTTTCCTTGGTGGTTATTTGTTGTACTCAGCCCTTTTTGCCGCCGTTGGCAGCGCTGTTGATAATGAAACTGAAACTCAGCAATTCATGCTGCCAATAACAATTCCTCTGATATTGGCCATGTATATCGGTTTTGCTGTTGCAAAGAATCCGGAAGGCAGTCTCGCCTTTTGGGGATCAATGATCCCTTTAACCTCACCGATAGTGATGCTTGTAAGAATTCCATATGGAGTTCCGGTATGGGAATTACTACTCTCTATGGTAACACTAATTGGAACCTTCCTTTTTGTTACCTGGATTGCAGCAAAAATATATAGAACCGGAATTTTAATGTATGGAAAAAAAGTTTCCTACAAAGAAATCTGGAAATGGCTGCGCTATCATAATTAG
- a CDS encoding phosphatase, whose translation MRISVIDLGTNTFNLLVAEWDGTGIPKILNRSKYATKIGKGGINNNIITDEAIERAKNAFDTIIEISNQLEVSKTLAFATSAIRSAENGDAFVKLIEEKYHVNIEIISGDREADLIFSGTKKAFDLNHEPIAILDIGGGSNEIIIANNEKVFWKNSYPLGMTRLLEKFNPTDPINKNMVKDIEAYLKSQMTDLFEALDIHSVKTLIGSSGSFDTFKQILVANNPEVNGFPTTHFEIKLKDFFKLHQLFLASTLDEREQMPGMDPVRVELIVIASIFINYLVKESGISKLFQSSFALKEGALFEFIEKNSSIADKNKMIEIKK comes from the coding sequence ATGCGAATTTCTGTAATAGATTTAGGAACGAATACATTTAATTTACTCGTTGCAGAATGGGATGGAACTGGAATTCCAAAAATTCTGAACCGTTCAAAATACGCAACAAAAATAGGGAAAGGTGGCATCAACAATAATATAATTACTGATGAAGCAATTGAAAGAGCTAAAAATGCCTTTGATACAATAATCGAAATTTCAAATCAACTTGAGGTATCAAAAACCCTTGCTTTTGCTACCTCTGCAATAAGATCTGCAGAGAATGGTGACGCATTTGTAAAATTAATTGAGGAGAAATACCATGTCAATATCGAAATTATTTCGGGAGACAGAGAAGCAGATTTGATTTTTTCAGGAACAAAAAAAGCCTTTGATTTAAATCATGAACCAATTGCAATACTTGATATTGGTGGTGGCAGTAACGAAATTATTATTGCTAACAATGAAAAAGTATTTTGGAAAAACAGCTATCCTCTGGGAATGACCCGGTTATTGGAGAAATTCAATCCTACCGATCCTATTAATAAAAATATGGTGAAGGATATTGAAGCATATCTAAAATCTCAAATGACCGATTTATTTGAAGCTCTGGACATCCACTCTGTAAAAACATTAATAGGTTCTTCCGGATCATTCGACACATTCAAACAAATATTGGTTGCTAACAATCCTGAAGTAAATGGCTTTCCAACAACGCATTTTGAAATTAAACTAAAAGATTTTTTCAAATTGCACCAATTATTTTTAGCTTCTACTCTTGACGAAAGAGAACAAATGCCGGGAATGGATCCTGTTCGGGTTGAGCTGATCGTTATAGCCAGTATTTTCATCAATTATCTGGTAAAAGAATCAGGAATTAGTAAATTGTTCCAATCTTCTTTTGCACTAAAAGAAGGTGCTCTTTTTGAATTTATTGAAAAAAACTCCAGCATTGCTGACAAAAATAAAATGATAGAAATAAAAAAATAA